In Microcella indica, the genomic window ATCGATGACCTCGCTGACCCGCGGGTCGCTCTCCAGGTCAGCCTTGAGAGCCTCCTTGTACTGGAATCCTGCTTCGTCAGATCCGACGACGATGCGCATGGGGTGAGTCATGACTGTTCTCCTTGTTCCTCAGCGTTCGCGGTCAGCACGTGGGCGACTGCGGTCATGGCGAGCGCGAACGAGACGGCGCCGGGGTCGGGCGTGCCGAGGCTCTTCTCCGCGTGAGGCCGGGCTCGACCCAGCCGTGGGAGCATCTCCGCGGTGTCGGCGGCGGCCGCTGTGGCGCGCTCGGCCGCTCTCGACCAGGCAGCGGAGAGCCGCTGGCCCTCGCCCACCTTCGCGGTCAGTTCATCGGTGAACGGCACGATCGCGTCCACCATCGTCTTGTCACCCAGCTCGGCCTTGCCCATGCGCTGCACCGTCGCGCGGGCGTTCTGGATCGCGTCGGCGACGGCCTGAGCATCGGGATGGTGCTCGTCCCCGAGACGCTCTCCCGCGGCGCGAAGGGCAGCACCCCACAGTGCGCCCGAGGTGCCACCGGCTTTGTCAGCCCACGCATCACCGGCGCGAGCGAGCACTGTTCCCGCTCCGGCGCCGGCGGCCGAGAGTTCCTGGGCCGCAGCCGCGGCCGCGTGTACGCCGCGCTGCATGCCGATGCCGTGGTCGCCGTCGCCCGCGATGGCGTCGAGACGACCGAGCTCGTCGACGTCACGATCGATGACGGCACGGATGGAGTCGATTGCAGCCTGAGCGACGCGGCCAGCGTTCCGGGACGCATCCGATGCGACCGGGATCGCCTCTTGCTCTGCGGCGTCGGGCGCAGCCTCCGCCGCTTCGGACTCGGCCGCCGCCCCGACGGAGCCCTTGCGGTAGGCCGGCGTGTAGGCCGGCGATCGCCAAACTGTCTCGAGTTCGTCGTCGAGCCAGAGGAGCGTCACCGACAGGCCGGCCATGTCGAAACTCGTCGCGTACTCCCCGATCTCGGGCTCCACGATGGTGAGCCCGGCGCTCTCGAGCTTCTCACTGACCGCGCCGTACATCACGAACAGCTCTTCACCCTTGACGGATCCGAGCCCGTTGATGATGACGGCAACCCGAGAGCCCGGTGTCGTCGAGACGGAGTCGGGGCGCTCGGCGAGAAGCGCGTCCACGCACTGCTCTGCCATCTCTCGGGCGCTCGGCACCGGCCTGATGTCGATGCCGGGCTCACCGTGAATGCCCATGCCCACCGCCATCTGACCGGGCGGCACGGTGAAGAGCGGTTCCGTCGCACCGGGAAGAGTGCAGCCGGAGAACGCGATACCGATGGACCGCGTGCGCTCGTTGGCCCGCTCGGCGAGAGCGGCGACCTCTTCGAGGGAGGACCCCCGTTCGGCGGCCCACGCCGCAGCGCGGAAGACCGCGAGATCGCCGGCGACGCCGCGGCGCTTCTGCCACTCAGCCGGAGGGGCGCTGTAGATGTCGTCGGTGACACGCACGGTGCGGCAGGGAATGCCCTCTGCGATGAGGCGTTCTTGAGCGGCGTCGAAGTTGAGCACATCGCCCGCGTAGTTTCCGTAGCTCAGCAGCACGCCAGCGGTCGTCGCGACAGACTTAGCGACGGTGTAGACCTGCTGGGCACTGGGCGAGGCGAAGACGTTGCCCATGGCCGCGGCGTGGGCGAGCCCTGGCCCGACAAGCCCGGCGAACGCAGGATAGTGACCCGAGCCTCCCCCGATCACGAGGGCGACCTGGTCCGGGGGCGTCGCGGCGGATCGGGCTACTCCCCCGGGAACGCGACGCACGAGGCCGCGGTGCGCCGCGACGAATCCTGTCGTGGAGTCGTCGGCAAAGTCAGCCGGATCGTTCGCAACGTGGCTCATGTGAAGTCTTTCGTCGTGTCGCGGTGGAGATGAGGGGTTCACGCGGGAGCGGAGCCGCTGAGGGGCGCCGCTCCCGCGCTGACCGCGCGGGAGCGCACGGTCGCTGTGCTCCGGCTTAGCCGGAGTAGGTGAACGGTCCCGTCATGAGGTCGACGTTCTCCTGCGTGATGAGAATGCAGTCGAAGGACTGCTTCTCGGTCTCCGGCACGGTGCCGTTGCGGATGTAGTCGTCAGCCAAGGCGATCGCCTCCGCGGCGAAGACCGCGACGGGCTGAAGAACCGTGTAGGCCATCTCGCCCGCCTTGACCGACTCGACCGCGTCAGGGTTGCCATCGAAGCCTCCGATGACGACGCCGTCGAACGCGCCCGACTCCTTCAGAGCGGCGATGGCGCCCAGGGCCATCTCGTCATTGCCGGCGATGACCCCACTGATGTCGGGGTTGGCCTGCAACAGTGTCTGTGTCGCGTTGCGACCTTCGGTGCGGTCCCAGTTAGCAACCTCTTCCCCGACCTGAACCAGATCCGGGTACTGCGAGATCACGGTGTCGAAGCCGTTCGAGCGAGTCTGCGCGTTGTTGTCGGACGGTGCGCCGAAGAGCTCGATGTAGTTGCCGTTTTCCTCCATCTGGCGCACAAACTCCTGGGCACCCAGAGCAGCGCCCTGAGCGTTGTTCGAGACCAGCTGAGCCAACGCGATGCCTGTCTCGTTGATCTCAGCGTTGATCAGGAAGACCGGGATGCCCGCATCCGTGGCCTTCTGGACGGCCGCGATCGAGCCGTCCGCGTTGGCCGGGTCGAGGATGAGCGCAACCGACTGGTTGGTGATGGCCGTGTCGATCAGCGTGTTCTCGGTGTTGGTGTCACCCAGGTGAGCGCCAACAACGGCCTCGTAGCCGAGCTCCTCTGCTGCGGCCGCGGCAACATCGCCCTCGGTCTTCCAGTAGGGGTTGGCCGGGTCGTTGACGATGATGGTGATGAGGCCGCCGGCCTCACCGCCCCCCGCCGACTCCGCGGGTGTGTCGGTGTCTCCTCCGGCGCAGGCGGTGAGACCCAGGGCCAGTGCTGCAGCGGCTGCCAGCGCAGTGAGCGCCTTCTTGCGAACCATGGTGGTTTCCTTTCATCGGGATGTGATGTGCATCGACTGGGGCGATGCGGGGGGCGGGTCAGGTGGTGGTGCCGGTGGTGACTGGCGTCTTCTGACCCGACGTTTCGGGGGAGTGGGGCTCGGTCGGCCCGTCGCCTGGCGTCGACGATGGTGGCGGAGTGCTCGAGGCGGCGGGACGGGGCCGACGGCCGTACTGGAGCGTGTTGAGCATCACGGCGATGACGATCACCGCGCCCATGAAGACCATCTGCCAGTAGGCGGAGACGCCGACGATCACGAGCCCATCGGAGAGGAAGCCGATGACGAACGCCCCGAGCAGGGTTCCGCGCACCGTTCCGCGTCCACCCGTGAGGGCCGCACCGCCGATGACGACGACCGCGATGGCGGTGAGCTCGTAGGTGTTGCCCGCCGTCGGGCTTGCGCTCGTGAGGGTCGAGGAGAGGATGAGCCCGGCGACCGAGGCGCAGATGCCGGAGATGACATACACCCACACGGTGACGGCCTTGACCGGCACTCCGGAGAGTTCGGCTGCGCGCTCGTTGCCTCCGGAGGCGTACAGCCAGCGCCCGAAGGTGGAACGGCTGAGCACGAATCCGAGAATCAGGGCGATGATGCCCATGATGATGACGCCGATCGGAATGCCGAGCAGTCGGTTGAACCCGAGCCAGTCGAACCCGGTGTTCCCCAGCTCAGGGTTGCCCGAAAGGTTGTTGACCGTGAGTCCGTTGGTCATCAGGAGCGCGATGCCGCGGACGACGTAGAGCATGCCGAGGGTCGCGACGAAGGGCGCGACCTTGAATTTGGCCACCAGGATTCCGTTGACCAACCCCACCAGGGCTCCCATGGCACAGGAGATGATGACAACGACGGGGATGCTCGGGTAGAGCACCACTCCGAAGATGGTGAGCGACAACCCGTCTTGAATGAGGAAGCCTCCGATGATCGCCGAGAAGCTCAAGGTGGATCCCACCGAGAGGTCGATGCCTCCGTTGAGGATCACCATGAGCATCCCCAGCCCCAGAATCGCAAAGATCGCCACGTGCGAGGCCATGATGAGGAGGTTGCTGACGGTGAGGTAGTTGGGCGACAGCATCGAGAACACGGCGATGATGAGAATCAGCGCGAGAAACGCCCGGCCCTCGATGAGGATCTTGCCGATCGATCGTGTCTTCCGCTGCGTGATGATCGCGGTGGTTGTGGTGGTTGTCGTCGTCATTGTCCGATCCATTCCTTGGGCCCGGTTAGGCGGCCACGGCCTCGCCAGAGGCGGCCATGATCATTTCTTTGGTCGCATCCGGTCCGAATTCGGCTGAGATGCGGCCGCGGTTCAGCACGATGATGCGGTGGGCGATGCTGAGGCACTCGCCCACCTCGGAGGTCGAGTAGACAACCGTGAGTCCTTCGGCAGCACGCGCGGCGAGGAGGCGAAACACCTCACCTTTCGCGCCGACATCGATACCGCGACTCGGCTCGTCGAGCAGCATGACTCGGGGACGCGTTCCCAGCACCTTGCCGATCACGACCTTTTGCTGGTTACCTCCTGACAGCGCCCCAATCTCGATATCGGGGCCATCCGTCTTGACCGTCACGTCGGCGATGAGCTGGTCGGCGTGGGTCCGCTCTGCTCGACGGGAGAGCACTCCGTTGACGAGACAGTCCCGCAGGCTGGAGAGGGTGAGGTTCTTGCCGACCGACATGGTCTGCACGAGTCCGTCGCGCTGGCGATCCTCGGGCACCAGGCCGATGCCCATCTCGATGCGCTCTGCGAGGGTCTGGCGATCCAACTTCTGACCTTCGAGCAGCACGGTGCCGCTGGACACGGCGCCGCGGCCCGCGATGGCCTCCAGCAATTCGGTCCGGCCCGAACCCATGAGCCCATAGAGGCAGACGATCTCGCCTGCCTTCACGTCGAGGCTGAGCCCGTTGACGATCGCGCGCTCCGGGTTCTCGGGGTCGAGCACGGTGAGGTTGCGGATGCTCAGGGCCGGGTCGCCGAAGTCGTACCCCGTCGGCGGCGCACCGAGGTCATAGTTGTCGCCGACCATGTTGCGCACGATCCACTCGAGGTCGATGTCGGCGCGCTCACCCCGGGCCGTCATGGAGCCGTCCCGCAACACGACCGCGTGGTCGGTGACTTCGAGCGCCTCTTCGAGGTGGTGGGAGATGTAGACGATCGCCACGCCGCGTGAGGTCAGGTCGTTGATGATGCCGAACAGCACCTGCACTTCCGATGCCGCGAGGGCCGACGTCGGCTCATCCATGATGAGAATGCGCGAGTTGACCGACAGCGCGCGAGCAATCTCGATGATCTGCTGCTGCCCCACGCGAAGGTCGGCCACCATGGTGTCCGGCTCGATCGGCAACTGCATCTCCTGCAGCAGTTCCCGCGTCTGACGATCCTCTTCCGCGTAGTCGACACCCGTCCGGCCCGGAATCTCACGGCCGAGGAAGATGTTGTCGCGCACGGAGAGGTTCGGGGCCAGGCTCAGCTCCTGGTGAATGATCGAGATTCCTCGCTCGCGAGCATCCGTCGTGGAGTGAAAGGTGACCGGCTTGCCGTCGAGGAGGATTTGGCCGGAGGTCGGCTGCTCGACTCCCGAGAGGATCTTCATGAGCGTCGACTTGCCGGCTCCGTTCTCCCCAAACAGCGTGGTGACCGTTCCGGAACGGATGTCGAAGTTGACCCCTCGCAGAGCGCGAACGCCGCCATAGTTCTTGACGATGTCGCGCGCCTCGAGCATCACATCGTCGAATGAGGCGTTCACAGCACCGTCACCTCCACCGGCGTGACCAGCCAGGCGGCGGGATTCACGAGCGTGAAGGCGCCGACCACGGTGACGGTCTGGCCCGACAGGTTGTCGGTGTCGACCGACTCGAGCACCCGAGTCTTGAGCTCATCGTTGAGAGCGGCGGCGGCATTCTGGAAGGCGATCTGGTTGGTGAACTCGCCGAACTCGTACGCGCCAGTGGCGTCACGCAGCTCTGTTCCGTTGATCGCCGGCCCGGTCTGCAGGCGCACCAGCAGGTCATCGGGCAACCCGTCGACCTGGATCTCGTAGATGCCTGACTGGCCGTCGCCGACGACTCCGGTGAAGCTCACGCTGAACACGGGGCCGCCGGAGCTGGGAACCGCGTACTGGTCAGCGGCAGCCTCAGGGTCATCAGCAATGGCGGCGGCCACCACTGTGGCATCTGCGGAGCGGTCGATGATTCCTTCTTGCACGATCTCGAACTGCTCCGCGCCGAAGTCTGCGGCGTTGAACTCGACGATCCCTTGCGCGAGCGGATCGTCGAGTGGCACGACCCTCGTTCCGAGGGCCATTCCGACCAGCACCGCCGCGATCACTCCGGCAGTGATGCCGCGCTTGGCAGTGCGGGAGAGACGGGTGCGCGTCCGCGGCGCGGTCGCCGACGTCGTGGGGGCGCTCATGCGATCAGCACCCGTGACTGGTCGTCGTTGGGGCGGATCTGCAGCTTGCGCCCTTCGCCTCGACGGAACTGGTCGAGGGCCTGCTCGTAGTCGTCGAGGACGAAGCTGTGGCTGATCATGGCCGTGGCGTTGACCGCGCCGGCTTCGAACATCTCCACCGCGCGACCAAAGGAGTTGAGCACGGCCATCGTTCCGACGATCGAGATCTCGTCGCGGTAGACGCGGAAGGGCGAGAACTCTGCCTTCTTGTCGGCGGGCGCGACTCCGAAGTCTTGGAAGAATCCGGCGGGCTTCACGCGCGTCAGGCCATCCTCGATCGCCCGGATGTTGCCGGTGCAGTCGATCACGACATCCCACTTCTCGCGGTCTGCATCGTCGGCGCTCGTGTAGCGCAGCTCAATGCCACACTCGGCGGCGGTGTTCAAGCGGTCTTCGTTGAGGTCGACGATCGTGACCGATGCCGCTCCGGCGCGGGTCGCGAGCTGGGCCATGAGCAGCCCCATCGTGCCGGAGCCGTAGACGAGCACGTGGTCGCCCATGCGACGGGGAAGCACGTCCCAGCCACGAATGGCGCAAGCGAGCGGCTCGATGAGGGCGGCCTCGAAGAGGTCGGTCACGGGCTTGAGCTTGTAGACGTTGCTCGCGGGCGCCGTGAAGAATTGCTGCGCCGCACCGTCGGAGGCGACCACTCCGAGCCCGTTCCAGAAGCGGCAGAGGTTCTGGTGGCCGTTGAGGCAGAACTCGCACTCGCCGCAGGTGGTGCTCGGGTTGACGACGACGTGGTCGCCGACCGCGAAGTCGAAGACACCGTCATTGACGCCCTCTCCGAGCTCGACGATGGTGCCGGATGCCTCGTGGCCGGGTACGAGGGGAAAGACAGTTCCCTCGAACTCGCCATCCAGCACGTGAGTATCCGTGCCACAGAGTCCGACCGCGGCGGTCTCGATGAGGATTTCCTTGTGGCCGGGCTTCGGCTGAGGGCGCTCCTCGAGGGCCAATTCGCCTTCCGACGTGAATACAACTGCGCGCATCTTTGCTCCCGTTGTTTGTGCGTTCATCGTTGAGACCGCGTGTGTTCCTCAAGCCGGTTCGCCGTCTCGCTCAGCGCGACCTCGCGCTGGACGAGTTGCGTCACCGTCTTGGCGGTCCGTGACCATGTTAGGTACGACGCCGCGCCATGTTATTTATCAACCTGGCGATGTTAGATTCACCATAGATTGCGATACGGTACCTGTCAACAGTGGTTTTCCGTCAACGGTGAGGAGACAGGTCATGACCGAAGTGCGATGGGACGACATCGACCAGCGGGCAGTCGACACGGCGCGAGTTCTCGCGGCTGACGCGGTCGAGAAGGTGGGCAACGGGCATCCGGGAACGGCCATGAGTCTCGCGCCACTCGCGTACCTGCTGTACCAGCGCGTGCTGCGCCACGACCCCGCCGACCCGACCTGGGCCGGTCGCGACCGCTTCATCCTGTCGGTCGGCCATTCGTCTCTCACGCAGTACGTGCAGCTGTACCTCGGCGGCTTCGGTCTCGAACTCGACGACCTGAAGGCGCTGCGCACGTGGGGCTCCCTCACCCCCGGCCACCCCGAATACGGTCACACGCCGGGCGTGGAAATCACGACGGGGCCGCTCGGCCAGGGTCTCGCCTCCGCCGTCGGTTTCGCCTACGCGACACGCTATGAGCGCGGCCTCTTCGACCCCGACGCCCCCGCCGGCGAGTCGCCCTTCGATCACACGATCTACGTCGTCGCCGGTGATGGCGACATCCAGGAGGGCGTGACGTCAGAGGCTGGCAGTCTCGCCGGTCACCAAGAGCTGGGCAACCTGATCGCCATCTACGACTCCAACCAGATCTCGATCGAAGACGACACCACCATCGCCTTCACCGAAGATGTCGCCGCCCGCTATGCGTCCTACGGCTGGCACGTGCAGACCGTCGACTGGAAAAAAACCGGCGCCTACCAGGAAGACATCCACGAGCTGTACGCGGCGATCGAGGCGGCGAAAGCCGAGACCTCCCGGCCCTCCCTGATCATCCTGAAGACCATCATCGGGTGGCCCTCCCCCGGCAAGCAGAACACGGGTGCCGTGCACGGCTCGGCCCTCGGAGCGAACGAGCTCGCGGCGACGAAGCGTGCCCTCGGGTTCGACCCCGAGCAGTTCTTCACCATCGATGACGACGTCATCGCTCACACGCGAGCCCTCGCCGATCGTGGGGCTGCCGCCCATGCCGAGTGGCAGCAGCGGTTCGAGACCTGGGCGGCGGCGAACCCGGAACGCAAGCAGCTCTGGGATCGCCTGCAGACCGGCGAGCTGCCCGACGGCCTGGACGCGGCGCTGCCGCACGGGGAACCCGGCACGGCGATGTCGACCCGGGCCGCGTCGGGCGCCGTCATCAATGCGCTCGCCGCTCACCTGCCCGAGCTCTGGGGTGGGTCTGCCGACCTGGCCGAATCGAACCTGACGACCATCAAGAGTGCGGCATCGTTTGCGCCCGCCGAGCGATCGACGCACGAATGGACGGCCGAGCCGTATGGGCGAGTGCTGCACTTCGGCATCCGCGAGCACGCGATGGGCGCCATCATCAACGGCATCCTCCTGCACGGGCCCACCCGCGCCTTCGGGGGCACCTTCCTCATCTTCAGCGACTACATGCGGCCCGCCGTCCGCCTCGCCGCACTCATGAACATCCCGAGCATTTTCGTCTGGACTCACGACTCAGTCGCCCTGGGAGAGGACGGCCCCACGCATCAGCCGATCGAACAACTCGCCACGCTGCGCGCCATCCCCAACATGACGGTGGCCCGCCCCTGCGACGCCGCGGAGACGGCGGCCGTGTGGCTGGAGGTGCTGCGTCGCCGAGGCGGACCCACCGGCATCGCCCTGACCCGACAGAACGTTCCCGTGCTCGACCGAGGCGAGGGCGAGGCCTCCGGCGCCGTTCTCGCCTCAGCAACGCTGGCGGCCCGTGGCGCCTATGTTCTCGCCGAGGCCCCTGACGGTGCGCCCGAGGTCATCCTCATCGCCACCGGGTCTGAGGTGCAACTCGCGCTCGCAGCGCGAGACACGCTGGCGCAAGACGGCATTCAAGCTCGCGTCGTGTCGGCGCCATCACTCGAGTGGTTCGCCGAGCAGGATGACGACTACCGCGAGTCGGTGCTGCCCTCGGCAGTGCGGGCCCGCGTCTCGGTCGAAGCCGGTGTCGCGCTGAGTTGGCGCGACGTCGTCGGCGACGCGGGCCGCAGCGTCTCCATCGAGCACTTCGGCGCGTCGGCCTCCGGCCCCGAGCTGTTCGAGCGCTACGGCATGACCGCAGACGCGGTCGTGGCGGCGGCAAAGGATTCGCTCACGCAGGTCTAGCCTTCCGCGACCCGGGCGCGGTCGCCCGCGCTCAGATCAGCCAGCGCTGTTTCTGCACGAGCGGGATGCTCCTCCACGCCTTGCCGATGCCCCAGGTGTCTCCGGCGAACGTCGTCGCGATCACGATCAGGGCGAGCGCGTAGATGATGTGGTAGTCGACGAGGGGGTTGTTCGAGGCGGTCAGCGGCGTGAAGGGCCACTCGGCGAGGTGCATGAAGACCATGAGGATGGTGCCGGCCACAGCGCTCACGCGAAGGCCGATACCCAGCATGACGGCGACGCCGATGCCGAGCATCCCGAGCATGAACAGCACGTCGGTGACCGGGTTGGCGAGGGTGAGGAAGAAGTCCTTGAGCGGTCCGGTGACCGTGTCGCTCCTGAGGAAGCCCTGGGCCGGCGTGCCGCCGTTGATCCAGGCCCGCTCGAGCGGCGTCGCGTAGCCGAGCCCGAACGTCTTGTCGAGAAACGCCCACAGGAAAATGAACCCGGTTGCCAGGCGCAGGACGGCGAGGGAGCGTCGGCCAAGGCCTGCTGTGGGCATCCCGGGCGCGTCGGTCTGGTCGGGGGCGTTCGGATCGATGGTGGTGGCGGTCATCTTCGTCTCCTCGAGGTGAACTCGTCCCACGACGATCGCGGGCCTGAGCGGTGATGACCCCAGAGTGGCCCGCTCGGCGGCCCCCGGGCAGTGCCAAAGGTCCCGACAATTCCCGCTGAGATTGAGCGGTACAGCACCGCCCCGCGATCCGGGAGGCTCTCCGCGCGTCAGCGGGGCAGGTTCGCCTCGATGAGCTCGACGATGGGGCGAGCGTCCGGCAGCACGGTGGGCCGGAAGCGATGCACCTCGCCGCTCGGCAGCACGAGGAACTTCTCGAAGTTCCACATGATCGGCCCGGCCTTGCCGCCGCCATCGGGCGTCTCGACCAGCTGCGTGTAGAGCGGGTGCCGCTTCGAGCCGTTGACCTTCGCCTTCTCGGTCATGGGGAAGGTGACGCCCCACGTGGTTCTGCAGTACTCGGCGATCTTCTCCTCGCTCGACAGCTCCTGCAGAAACTGGTTCGAAGGCACGCCGAGCACCGTGAACCCGCGGTCGGCGTAGCGCTTCTGCAGCTCCTCGAGCTGCTCGTACTGCGGCGCGAGCCCGCAGCGTGAGGCCACGTTGACGACGAGCACGACGTGGTCGGCGAACTCGGCGAAGGTCGTCTCGCGGCCGTCGAGCATCGTGAGCGGAGCATCCGTGAGGGAGGTCATGCCCCGACGATAGGAGCGTTTGCTGAGCGCACACGGTGCACCCGCTCTGTGGCTACGGAGTGTGCGCCGGCATCTCGTCGAGCGTTCCCCCGGCCGCTGCCGCCGCCTCGAACAGCGGCAGGTGAGATTCGAGGGATGCCCGGCGCAGGTTGCCCAGCACCGTCACGAGTCGCGCATCATCGGCCTGGGCGAGCAGCTCGTCGTAGAGTGCGACGTTGCTGATCTCGCCCTCCGCCCACGCTTCGGCCGCCGCCTGCAGGTCGGTCGGTGCGACGACCTGCCCGATGTAGGGGTTCTCGGGAACCTCGATGCCGGCACGGTCGAGCTGGCGGGTCAGCGCGTCGATGTGCCGCAGCTCGCCCTCGAGGATCGTCGCGTACGGCTCGACCTCGCCGAACCGGTCGAGCACGGCGAGGTACGACGCTGCGGCGGCGTACTCCCCGACGGGCGACATCAGGGCGTCCCACGCGAGGGCAGCATCACTGTCGGGGTCGACGTCGGCGGGCAGGGCCGTCGCGGCGGGCGCCGTCGGCGCAGCGATGCCCGGGTCGGCTTCGGGGGCACTCGTGCTCGAGTCCGCGGGCGTGAGCGTCGCATCGCGGGCAGGCACGGCCTCGGGAGCGGGTGCGCAGCCGGCGAGGGTGAGGGCGACCACCAGGCCGAGCCCGACGGCACCCGTCCCGATGGCGAAGCGGACAGGGTGTGCAGTGCCTTCGAGCCTCATGGTGAGCTCCTTCCCGGAGAGCTCCCATAATACCCCCGGGGGTATGAACGCGCTGAGAGCCGCCCCTGACGACCCTGCGCGCGCCGAGTCGTGTGCGAGCGTCAGTCTTGCGTCTGGTGCTCGGCGCGCTGGCGGATGCGGCGCCCTTCCTCGATGGCCTCACGTTCTGCCTCGGCACGCTTCTCGATCATGGTGTCGTCGCGCGGGGGCAGCTGGATGACCTCCTCGGCCGGCAGGCCCGCCTGGAGCTCGCGCGCCCGCTCGAGCTCCGCGTCGACTTCGGCGCCGAACAGCAGCGCCATGTTGGCGAGCCACAGCCAGAGCAAGAACACGACGACGCCTCCCAGAGCGCCGTAGGTCGCCGAGTAGTTCGCGACGTTCGACACGTAGAAGCCGAAGCCGAGCGACACGATGACGAGCGCCACGATCGCGATCGCCGCCCCAGGGCTCAACCAGCGGAATCTCGGCTGCCGCGCGTTGGGGGTCGCGTAGTAGAGCACCGCGACCATGAGCACGAGCAGCACGGCGAGCACGGGCCAGCGCGCGATGCTCCACGCCGTCTGCGCGGTCGCGCCGATGCCCAGCGCATCACCGATCGCCTGCGCGAGCGGCCCGGAGACGAGGAGGCCGACGACCATGACGACGATGATCGAGAGGCCGAGGAGCGTGATGAGCAGCTGCAGGGGCTTGAGCTTCCAGATCGGTCGCCCCTCCTCGATGCCGTAGATGCGGTTCATGGCCCGGCTGAACGCGGAGACGTACCCGGAGGCCGACCAGAGCGCGAGCAGCAGGCCGACCGCGAGGGCGAGGCCTGCGCCAGGCGAGGTGGCGAACTGCTCGATGGGCCCGCGCAGCACCTCGATGATCTGCTCAGGCGCCACAGCCCCTGCGATGTCGAGCACGGCGTCGGCCGACCGCGTGCCCTGCCCGACGAGCCCGAGAATCGAGAACACCGCGATGAGCGCGGGGAACAGCGCGAGCACCGAGAAGAAGGTCAGCGAGGCGGCGATGTCGAAGCTCTGGTGGGCGATGAACTCGCGCCCGGCGCGCTTCGCGACATACGTCGCGGTGCGCGGCCGCAGATCGGTCGGCGAGGAGGGCTTGCGCTTGTCATCGGGCTCGGGTGCGTCGTCGCGGCTGTCGGGATGCTCGTGCATGAGTCTCGGCTCCGATTCCTGTCGGGGTCGTGTCGGTGTTCATCGGAGCACGCCCACTGCGCGCGCACAGTCTTGCCGTGGCTGGCGCGCCCCACACCATCCAGTCAGACATGCGCGCACCCATAACGCCAGGGTCTGGCGAGAGCACTCAGGGCGCGCTAGGGTGCGCGGCGCCACTCGCTCGGGGCGAGAACGCAGAAAACCCCGAACCTGCGAGGTTCGAGGGTCTCCACTGCCCTGCGGGCAAGAGCGGTGACGGTGGGATTTGAACCCCATGCCTGCCCGCCCGGATGCTGTTGTGCTGGTCAAATCCCCCGGATTTCCGGGGTTTTGGGGCTCTTCGCAATCAAGCGGGTAGGTGGGGTCTGAATCCGCCGCTTTCGAGCAGGCTGCGGGCGATGTAGTTGCTGAGGTTGCGGAAGCCGAGCGCACTGCCGCGGAGGTGTTCGAGTCGGCCGTTGATCGCCTCGGTTGGACCGTTCGAGGTGCCGGGCAGGTCGAAATAGGCCAGCACGTCGCCGGCGCGGCGATGCAGGGTGCGGCCGAGCTTGCCCAGCTCGACGAGGACTTCGGGAACGCCGTGACGCAGCGAGTCGATCACCGCTTGCAGGGCTCGGCGCCCGGCGGCTCGGTCGGGGTGCCGGTAGGCGGCGACGATGCTCTGGTAGACGGCCCAGGTGGTCTCGACCTCGACATGCTCGTCGATGGCGAACACCGCCTCGATGCGGGCGCGCTGTCGGTCGGTGAGGAACGCTTCCCCGGTGTGCAGGGCGCGGCGAACACCATAGAGCGGATCGCCGGCGTGGCCGCGGTGGCCGAGGGTGTGCTGTTGGACGCGTTGCCGGGTGCGGTCGAGGGCGTCGCCGGCGAGCTGGACGACGTGGAACGGGTCCATCACCTCGATCGCGTCGGGGAGGGCTTCGGCGGCGGCGGTCTTGAAGCCGGTGAACCCATCCATCGCGACCACCTCGATCCCGGCCCGGAACGCCGGGGACTGCTGCTCGAGCCAGGTCT contains:
- a CDS encoding ISL3 family transposase, with the protein product MLNATFDPADLTVFCRLEELGLVVAGQRIEAHRAVLECRIVEPDQWCRWCGAEGVSRGTEARRLAHVPFGERPTTLLVRVRRYRCSGCGRSWRQDSTAAAEPRSKLSRGALTWALTALVVDHLTISRVAARLGVSWHTANSAVLEEGRRRLIGDPARFDGVTVIGVDEHVWRHTRFGDRYVTVVIDLTPVRDGTGPARLLDMVEGRSKPVFKTWLEQQSPAFRAGIEVVAMDGFTGFKTAAAEALPDAIEVMDPFHVVQLAGDALDRTRQRVQQHTLGHRGHAGDPLYGVRRALHTGEAFLTDRQRARIEAVFAIDEHVEVETTWAVYQSIVAAYRHPDRAAGRRALQAVIDSLRHGVPEVLVELGKLGRTLHRRAGDVLAYFDLPGTSNGPTEAINGRLEHLRGSALGFRNLSNYIARSLLESGGFRPHLPA